A window of the Bufo gargarizans isolate SCDJY-AF-19 chromosome 1, ASM1485885v1, whole genome shotgun sequence genome harbors these coding sequences:
- the LOC122944681 gene encoding flocculation protein FLO11-like, whose translation MKTAVIIFCLIGMAYTRPSSSESHSKSISDSLPDSSSSSSSEERFSTAPTVNGATVQSIITEDFARGDSLRRRRAVRTSSESSHQDTNSIESISDSSSSSEEVSVAPTPGGTTILQTRDNSLRRRRSLDQVAHGSSSSHHSEESVTTESTSRQSQPPESSEEDSHEQSTKKNLLQEILGTTTPDPDTSEESSEEKTTPVFEP comes from the exons ATGAAAACTGCTGTGATCATCTTCTGCCTTATAGGCATGGCCTACACAAGACCT TCCTCAAGTGAGAGCCACAGCAAGTCTATATCAGATTCACTTCCAGAttcctcttcatcatcatcatcagaagaaAGATTTAGTACTGCCCCAACTGTGAATGGAGCAACAGTTCAGTCTATCATTACAGAAGATTTTGCAAGAGGAGATAGCCTGCGCCGTAGACGTGCAGTTAGAACG TCTTCAGAATCTTCACACCAG GACacaaactccattgaaagtatATCTGATTCATCCTCTTCATCAGAAGAAGTCAGCGTTGCACCAACTCCTGGGGGAACAACAATTTTACAGACAAGGGATAACTCACTTCGCCGTAGACGTTCTCTTGATCAG GTTGCACATGGAAGTTCCTCGTCACATCATTCTGAGGAGAGTGTAACCACTGAAAGCACAAGTCGCCAGTCCCAACCACCTGAGAGTTCAGAAGAAGACAGCCATGAGCAAAGTACCAAGAAGAATCTACTACAAGAAATCCTTGGTACAACTACACCAGATCCAGACACATCTGAAGAGAGCTCAGAGGAAAAGACAACACCCGTATTCGAGCCCTGA